The proteins below come from a single Mucilaginibacter mali genomic window:
- a CDS encoding ABC transporter permease, whose protein sequence is MKGFILSFQSEFYKTRKTLGFWSAIVLPVLISLLIFLVMYDNAAKMEKLPGMMLWRAYSGAIINIMGILLPFFVIFVAYSTNSVEHKADTWKTLFSLPISKWAIYSAKYLYTVFLIFICLLLFLLFTIGTGNLLGMVKPTLRFADFHMEWALAQVFFKLFLASLGILSIQFLLSLVWSDFLKPMGIGFVCTISGMFMAGLDWQYAYLVPYSHPMSALKSMMPHVKGKGPSLKAEYIVEIFTKELYVGLVVAVIVFITGFYVVQKKSVK, encoded by the coding sequence ATGAAAGGTTTTATATTATCGTTTCAATCTGAATTTTATAAAACCCGCAAAACCCTTGGTTTTTGGTCGGCTATAGTTTTGCCGGTGCTTATCAGCCTGCTGATATTTTTGGTGATGTATGATAATGCCGCCAAAATGGAAAAATTGCCGGGCATGATGTTGTGGCGGGCCTATTCGGGCGCTATCATTAACATAATGGGGATATTGCTGCCGTTTTTTGTCATCTTCGTAGCCTATTCTACCAATAGCGTTGAGCATAAAGCGGATACCTGGAAAACGCTTTTCAGTTTGCCTATATCCAAATGGGCTATCTACTCGGCCAAATACCTATATACGGTGTTCCTGATATTTATTTGCCTGCTGCTGTTCCTGCTATTCACTATTGGCACGGGTAATTTGTTAGGGATGGTAAAACCCACCCTGCGCTTTGCCGATTTCCATATGGAATGGGCGCTGGCACAGGTTTTCTTCAAGTTGTTCCTGGCGTCGTTGGGTATTTTGTCCATCCAGTTTTTGCTAAGCTTAGTGTGGTCAGATTTTTTAAAGCCGATGGGTATTGGTTTTGTATGTACCATATCGGGCATGTTTATGGCCGGGTTGGATTGGCAATATGCTTACCTGGTGCCATACTCGCACCCTATGTCGGCATTAAAAAGTATGATGCCACACGTAAAAGGTAAAGGCCCCAGCTTAAAAGCCGAATACATTGTAGAGATATTTACCAAGGAACTATACGTTGGCCTGGTGGTAGCGGTGATAGTTTTTATAACCGGGTTTTATGTAGTGCAGAAGAAGAGTGTAAAGTAA
- a CDS encoding ABC transporter ATP-binding protein, giving the protein MVIETQGLTFNFGTQTVVKSLSLQVPEGSIYGFLGPNGAGKTTTIKLLLNLLKTQEGDIKIFGLDFKNHRTEILSQIGSLIEQPAIYAHLTGRENLMNRAMLLQVPESRVDDMLKLVKLSQAGGKKAGNYSLGMKQRLGIALAMLSDPKLLMLDEPTNGLDPNGIIEIRELLIRLVNQHKKTVFISSHLLAEIERMATHVGIINFGEMLFQGEIKDLQSISQPMVHIETDNTVDAANLLTKNGYPVIEVKDDYLTVGYKSKEKSAELNALLNQNGYPVYSIHKVQKDLEKLFLDITKTAAQ; this is encoded by the coding sequence ATGGTAATAGAAACCCAGGGGCTAACCTTCAACTTCGGTACACAAACCGTTGTTAAGTCGCTATCGTTACAAGTCCCCGAGGGGAGTATATATGGTTTTCTTGGCCCAAATGGCGCCGGGAAAACCACTACTATTAAATTACTGCTCAACCTGCTGAAAACGCAGGAGGGCGATATCAAGATCTTCGGGCTTGATTTTAAGAACCACCGCACCGAAATACTCTCTCAAATAGGCTCACTGATAGAGCAGCCTGCTATTTACGCCCACCTTACCGGCCGCGAAAACCTGATGAACCGCGCCATGCTACTGCAAGTGCCCGAAAGCCGGGTAGATGACATGCTGAAACTGGTGAAACTAAGCCAGGCCGGCGGTAAAAAAGCGGGCAACTACTCATTGGGAATGAAGCAGCGCCTGGGTATAGCCCTGGCCATGCTGTCGGACCCTAAGTTGCTGATGCTGGATGAGCCGACCAACGGCCTGGACCCTAACGGCATCATCGAGATCCGCGAATTGCTGATCCGCTTGGTGAACCAGCATAAAAAGACCGTTTTTATATCAAGCCATTTACTGGCCGAGATTGAGCGTATGGCTACCCACGTAGGCATCATCAATTTTGGCGAAATGCTTTTCCAGGGCGAAATAAAAGACCTGCAATCCATCAGCCAACCCATGGTACATATCGAAACCGATAATACGGTGGACGCGGCTAACCTGCTCACCAAGAACGGTTACCCTGTTATTGAGGTTAAGGATGATTACCTGACCGTTGGCTATAAATCGAAAGAGAAATCGGCAGAGTTAAATGCTTTGCTAAACCAAAATGGTTACCCCGTTTATAGCATCCACAAAGTTCAAAAAGACCTTGAAAAATTATTTTTAGACATTACCAAAACCGCCGCCCAATGA
- a CDS encoding sensor histidine kinase — MKKGWKILGHSLFWICATAFLVFIAHNNSKIPMQTLLVAFVLFGCININLFYFNYLILIPRFLDKKLYKRYFLSLLAATIAVGLIKYGFSTQLWDVMHPKVPNEKMEHEELHFVSYFFSTFITSILFIIFSIILQFTVDWFTNERVQRDLENQRLTAELSFLRSQINPHFLFNSLNSIYSLAYQKSDTTPEAILKLSEIMRYMLYECNDNKVDLAKELTYLQNYIDLQKIRFGNKAYVDLEVNGAVTSQRIAPLLLIAFIENAFKHGVANDSAHPIKLIINVSDGHLSFYMENKKHAHNRDSSGGIGLHNVKRRLDLLYPGNYNLEIHDDADTYTCELSLIL, encoded by the coding sequence ATGAAAAAAGGCTGGAAAATATTAGGGCACTCGCTTTTTTGGATATGCGCTACCGCGTTTTTGGTATTTATTGCGCATAACAACAGCAAAATACCTATGCAAACGCTGTTGGTAGCGTTTGTATTATTCGGCTGTATCAATATTAACTTGTTTTATTTTAACTACCTTATTCTTATCCCGCGTTTTCTTGATAAAAAGCTATACAAACGTTATTTCCTGAGTTTACTGGCAGCAACTATAGCTGTGGGGCTCATCAAGTATGGCTTCTCTACACAGTTATGGGATGTGATGCACCCTAAGGTACCTAACGAAAAAATGGAACACGAAGAACTACACTTCGTATCGTATTTTTTCAGCACGTTCATCACCAGTATACTATTCATTATTTTTAGTATCATCCTGCAGTTTACCGTAGATTGGTTCACCAACGAACGTGTGCAACGCGATTTGGAAAACCAGCGCCTCACCGCCGAACTTTCATTCCTGCGCTCGCAGATCAACCCGCATTTCCTGTTCAACTCACTAAATAGTATCTATTCGCTGGCCTATCAAAAATCGGATACTACGCCCGAGGCCATCCTGAAGCTATCGGAAATTATGCGTTATATGCTTTATGAGTGTAACGATAACAAGGTGGACCTGGCCAAAGAGCTTACCTACCTGCAAAACTATATCGACCTGCAAAAGATACGCTTTGGTAACAAAGCTTACGTAGACCTGGAGGTGAACGGTGCGGTAACGAGTCAGCGGATAGCCCCGCTCCTACTTATCGCCTTTATCGAGAATGCCTTTAAACATGGCGTAGCTAATGATTCAGCACATCCCATCAAACTGATCATTAATGTTTCGGATGGACATTTGTCGTTCTACATGGAAAATAAAAAGCATGCCCACAACCGCGATTCGTCTGGTGGAATTGGTTTGCATAATGTAAAGCGTCGTTTAGATCTGCTTTACCCCGGCAATTACAATTTAGAAATTCATGACGATGCCGATACCTATACTTGCGAATTATCATTAATTTTATAG
- a CDS encoding LytR/AlgR family response regulator transcription factor translates to MIRCLVVDDEPLALHIIEDYIAKTPFLTLVKATTNPIEALTIVQDGGVDLVYLDVQMPELTGIQFLRIANGKAKVILTTAYPQYALEGYELDVIDYLLKPIAFDRFFKSAQKAQSIIQPATKAPASEQQPIVVAAPAQPQDDFSHDFIFVKTEHKIQKVYLHDILYIEGLKDYISIFTTAERIITLQNMKKMEDALPDRHFVRVHKSYIVALNKIDSIERSRIFIGDKVIPVGDTYRDQFFKMIEDRNV, encoded by the coding sequence ATGATCAGATGCCTGGTAGTTGATGATGAGCCTTTGGCCCTACATATCATCGAGGATTATATAGCTAAAACACCTTTTTTAACGCTGGTAAAAGCCACCACCAACCCTATTGAAGCGCTCACCATAGTGCAGGATGGCGGGGTTGACCTGGTTTACCTCGACGTGCAAATGCCCGAATTGACCGGCATCCAATTTTTGCGGATAGCCAACGGTAAGGCCAAGGTGATATTAACCACCGCCTACCCGCAATATGCACTGGAGGGTTACGAACTGGATGTGATAGACTACCTGTTGAAGCCCATCGCTTTCGACCGCTTTTTTAAATCGGCACAAAAGGCCCAAAGCATTATACAGCCGGCAACCAAAGCCCCGGCATCGGAACAGCAGCCAATTGTGGTAGCCGCCCCTGCACAACCACAGGATGATTTCTCGCACGATTTTATCTTTGTTAAAACCGAACATAAAATTCAGAAAGTTTACCTGCACGATATTCTTTATATTGAAGGGCTGAAAGATTATATCTCCATTTTCACCACGGCCGAGCGCATTATTACCCTGCAAAATATGAAGAAGATGGAAGATGCCCTGCCCGATCGGCATTTTGTGCGGGTGCATAAATCTTACATCGTAGCGCTTAACAAAATTGACAGTATTGAGCGTTCCCGTATCTTTATCGGCGATAAAGTGATCCCTGTGGGCGATACCTACCGCGATCAGTTTTTTAAGATGATCGAGGATAGGAATGTGTGA
- a CDS encoding REP-associated tyrosine transposase: MSRTAPTDELYFVTLTITNWIDLFTRRIYSNLIIENLAYCQKNKKLNIYAYVLMTNHLHIVANVEDGRLGDVLRDFKTYTSKQLFKLIEDNLQESRRDWLLRSFEWAGANNPRNAHHQLWQNGNHPVLLYSADVIQQKIDYIHNNPVKAGFVGSAHEYWYSSANPDSPLKIIV, from the coding sequence ATGTCACGCACTGCACCAACCGATGAACTTTATTTTGTTACCCTAACTATAACCAACTGGATAGATCTTTTTACAAGGCGGATCTATAGCAATCTAATCATAGAAAATTTAGCATATTGTCAAAAGAATAAAAAACTCAATATCTATGCCTACGTATTAATGACCAATCATTTGCATATTGTAGCCAATGTTGAAGACGGTCGGTTGGGGGATGTTCTCCGCGATTTTAAGACCTACACATCTAAACAATTGTTTAAACTGATAGAGGATAATTTGCAGGAAAGTCGACGGGATTGGCTGTTAAGATCATTTGAATGGGCAGGAGCAAATAATCCGCGGAATGCTCATCATCAATTATGGCAAAATGGAAATCATCCTGTATTATTATATTCGGCCGATGTTATACAGCAAAAGATAGATTATATTCACAATAATCCGGTTAAAGCGGGTTTTGTAGGTTCGGCCCACGAATATTGGTATAGTAGTGCTAATCCGGATAGTCCTTTAAAGATTATTGTTTGA